The following coding sequences lie in one Desmodus rotundus isolate HL8 chromosome 1, HLdesRot8A.1, whole genome shotgun sequence genomic window:
- the CCDC187 gene encoding coiled-coil domain-containing protein 187 isoform X1 has translation MTQSHPRDSQRHCRLSPGAPGRPGAERAGTKHRADGLQSSAAKKGLTAALRRPRPCEQPGAPRGAPFMAWSDHCERPGTLGKASSYPWWTAGEEAKDGDSSVSSGRLSGSSGGHETCAPPRTPWTERPPQVLGSPRQHRESSPRLEKLRDKIRAQVRWQGSCASLGTSMPSSASHLQKASTLAPRQKVQKLKKPPAAPAFPVPRENPKSVKSSSCKREKSSTLSTRKAAKDKGSELVGVHAWRKGQALARGLLGPPPALPRLQSKAASREPAPTVEIGDTEKVGAAKSHPVHPWTPSPAAMRSDPQEPSSMPLRAPCDQAVTIQSALDILQDLRQQIQAGLELARDHQFRRGHEQRPSPWWPQESVGGRPRCPYRAPELRGSFSKSPWVPTKGMHSSSERAGSIPTGQHWRTLAQQESYPQRTWLAQGRDLAFQRPGSPCERLSYFPGRPWSASAGQRTWATCKGWEVPAQGLWNPLERPSPPVQRPWSTSLTKWAGSPCKGRCSLLPPSGVKNAWLRPTQSTLQMAPGKDTEVQPLLPCPKTRGLLGRPYSPESLREFMRQKALARRQQALEEKAAAVQALELRNQRLQDIYRKQREAILGKAGPSKAVPVVSQTTPSIVTFVPHSAQSRDPEAPGSLGSPVLQWSKVTSGMVLGDQEAPGSFCLCLNRALDGAEPLQTAGPQEGWEGMPLLRSASPSLGPPELQDLITQHPCPGLCIYLDPKEADRLGTPGPLHFRYKRARLQALETMANILKQRIDILTAKLLGSEAAEAPGGMVSDLPPSCPSTVPAASTPSTPVCPRALVPNRGRGAPLDVPVRPMLSPASFLDGEALLWSPGWEQRRAVSPTGHPASKPQGFMEDRCSELDKRLARNTASFQALRPSAGSSLRAPAPADPTCSSLWLEDPPLARGAGSVTPWTMRSCGQPGQPRARHFTDIQQKTLSFLQSLERDQQTQEQALALLRQRAQLEVWETRRALDELLFKHRLERLMGSRATQARPGAASELEGLQACGDLGPKASRSTLTAASRSQPRLGRDAAAPARGSEDGWGRQAGQSASAEPTEEGRPDQALSQLLLAKLYPGDSPIYQMLQQRLREQELHAQHQAALLRLRKRALEERMCLELSWLEHQRRYLGSEGKVAALVALAEQQRQALGDLEREQGETRYLPNSDLLSHYERTLLLQHHRDILSVQRSLARLQQELWATAQLLQSSSPEVPAARDRDSETSQQLEGPEQGASCSPTPHRPGSPAIHRPLRSPESPRVPPLVTEQQDGMSPGATSAADGHLQPPRPAWGQEAPTADGWPDAQGGLEESSSHMGPGDVQTNPSPRPAEGETWALMEGHAQSFWGWSPHSPGGEGPCSPRNASQVAEGRMGAELGPDFANSPEGEAPAMESQRPEEPRTKTCWQEDPHGPSSWQEAAQLTTCPAPAAAEEATPPTQRQGSPLPQLTTPSGTCSRSPVGSRSPSPASDLSCPSLQEFQKVSAFLVQLSESSISLSDWEAGDSPDADLVWSRESSPRDSRGLHGDRGQATWERPADSGASPLHGPSTVPGGPESEPGLWQQGWTLLPPDVPSPRAGSGLSEVSSGVWDEESLPEPGTGAQPAVGRASPAGGSYDLEDGGAPCTPLPSLGPGGGQEVSGTSGSLTSGSDTGKANRTSPEAVVTAFPSDPNSCSDLDLSLSFPSGSSASKEADFSKGGEPGPPQASAGCPEGPWAAGLRAPTDRKPPQPPPGDPRLPAALRAESWAPGQGQSSTAPVPEEAQPPPGSRVLREILSPVDEVMSYGSADLPSSTHRDAHLPPPPPALPAESEPTPSPHSEDFPSPPEDALCPGGSLSPPEEGSSINTCELSSLSEEGLPQTLGPQEVSLCLGAGGRSGSLGDQLGESSSVVGNQTVGGRWSEPISWLGSASCGGAGSTPGRIPRLSVQHPALSRVDHVAGAGLPTPLTAGDTGLSGTWQGDPAPPLDVGPCAGPPGVDRAQVVDLVSTKLTGRILRDTLAALSDTAPLGSPPAGEPVVPAVLPGLPPRGWAVSGKTGLLRKE, from the exons TTCCACGGGAAAACCCAAAAAGCGTgaaaagtagttcctgtaaaagAGAGAAGTCCTCCACATTGTCCACCCGAAAAGCTGCCAAAGACAAGG GGTCCGAGCTCGTGGGCGTTCACGCCTGGAGGAAAGGACAAGCTCTGGCAAGGGGGCTGCTTGGGCCTCCGCCCGCCCTCCCCAGGCTTCAGAGCAAGGCAGCCTCTAGAGAGCCGGCCCCCACCGTGGAAATag GGGACACCGAGAAGGTAGGAGCTGCTAAGAGCCACCCTGTCCACCCCTGGACGCCCAGTCCAGCCGCTATGCGCAGTGACCCGCAGGAGCCTTCCAGCATGCCCCTCCGGGCCCCCTGCGACCAAGCCGTAACCATCCAGTCGGCTCTGGACATCCTTCAAGACCTGCGCCAGCAAAtccaggcagggctggagctggCCCGAGACCATCAGTTCCGGCGAGGGCATGAGCAGCGGCCATCCCCATGGTGGCCGCAGGAGTCGGTAGGGGGGAGGCCCCGGTGCCCCTACAGGGCCCCTGAACTGCGGGGCTCCTTCTCCAAGAGTCCCTGGGTCCCCACAAAGGGGATGCACTCCTCTTCAGAGAGAGCTGGGAGCATCCCCACTGGGCAGCACTGGAGAACCTTGGCCCAGCAGGAGTCCTATCCACAGAGGACCTGGTTGGCCCAAGGACGGGACCTGGCTTTCCAGAGGCCTGGGAGTCCCTGCGAAAGGCTGAGCTACTTCCCTGGGCGGCCCTGGAGCGCCTCAGCTGGGCAGAGAACCTGGGCCACTTGCAAAGGCTGGGAGGTCCCCGCCCAAGGACTGTGGAACCCTCTGGAAAGGCCAAGCCCTCCTGTCCAGAGGCCCTGGAGCACCTCCCTCACCAAGTGGGCTGGCAGCCCATGCAAGGGCAGAtgttccctcctgcctccctcggGAGTGAAGAACGCCTGGCTCAGGCCCACCCAGAGCACCCTTCAGATGGCACCTGGGAAGGACACTGAGGTGCAGCCGCTGCTGCCCTGCCCAAAGACCCGGGGGCTCCTGGGCCGCCCCTATAGCCCCGAGTCCTTGCGGGAGTTCATGCGTCAGAAGGCGTTGGCGCGGCGGCAGCAGGCCCTGGAAGAGAAGGCCGCGGCCGTGCAGGCGCTGGAGCTGAGGAACCAGAGGCTGCAGGACATCTACAGAAAACAGAGGGAGGCCATCCTGGGCAAGGCCGGCCCCAGCAAGGCCGTCCCCGTGGTCTCCCAGACCACCCCCAGCATCGTGAcctttgtcccacactccgcacAGTCCAGG GACCCAGAGGCGCCTGGGAGCCTGGGGTCGCCCGTGCTGCAGTGGAGCAAGGTGACTTCGGGCATGGTGCTGGGGGACCAGGAGGCCCCGGGCAG CTTCTGCCTGTGTCTGAACAGAGCCTTGGATGGTGCTGAGCCCCTGCAGACAGCAGGCCCCCAGGAAGGCTGGGAGGGCATGCCCCTGCTGAGgtctgccagcccctccctgggccccccaGAGCTCCAGGACCTGATCACCCAGCACCCATGTCCAGGTCTGTGCATCTACCTGGACCCCAAGGAGGCTGACCGCCTCGGCACGCCAGGCCCCCTGCACTTCCGGTACAAGCGGGCCCGGCTGCAGGCCTTGGAGACCATGGCCAACATCCTGAAGCAGCGGATCGACATTCTGACAGCCAAGCTGCTTGGGTCCGAGGCAGCGGAAGCTCCAGGGGGCATGGTCTCAGACCTGCCACCCTCGTGTCCCAGCACTGTGCCTGCAGCCTCCACGCCTTCCACACCAGTCTGCCCCAGAGCCTTGGTGCCCAACAGGGGCAGAGGAGCCCCCTTGGATGTGCCGGTGAGGCCGATGCTCTCTCCTGCCAGCTTCCTGGACGGCGAGGCGCTgctgtggagccctggctgggagcaGCGGCGGGCCGTGAGCCCCACAGGCCACCCGGCCAGCAAACCCCAAG gtttcatggaagacagatGTTCGGAGCTGGACAAGAGGCTGGCGAGAAACACGGCTTCCTTCCAGGCCCTCCGCCCCTCGGCAGGGAG CTCACTCAGGGCACCAGCACCAGCGGACCCCACCTGCAGCTccctgtggctggaggacccCCCGTTGGCCAGAGGGGCAGGCTCGGTCACGCCCTGGACCATGCGGAGCTGCG GTCAGCCCGGCCAGCCCCGTGCCAGGCACTTCACCGACATCCAGCAGAAGACCCTGAGCTTTCTCCAGTCACTGGAG CGGGACCAGCAGACTCAGGAGCAGGCGCTGGCCCTTCTGCGGCAGCGGGCACAGCTGGAGGTCTGGGAGACCCGGAGGGCCCTGGATGAGCTGCTCTTCAAACACCGGCTGGAG AGGCTGATGGGGAGCCGTGCGACCCAGGCCAGGCCGGGAGCAGCTTCAGAGCTGGAGGGGCTGCAGGCGTGTGGGGACCTGGGTCCGAAGGCCTCTCGGAGCACTCTGACAGCCGCATCGAG GTCGCAGCCTCGCCTGGGCAGAGATGCTGCCGCGCCCGCCCGGGGCTCTGAGGACGGATGGGGGAGGCAGGCCGGCCAGTCAGCCTCTGCAG AGCCCACGGAGGAAGGGAGGCCAGACCAAGCCCTCTCCCAGTTGCTCCTGGCCAAGCTTTATCCTGGGGACAGCCCCATCTACCAG ATGTTACAGCAGAGGCTCCGGGAGCAAGAGCTGCACGCACAGCACCAGGCCGCGCTGCTGCGCCTGCGCAAGAGGGCGCTTGAGGAGAGGATGTGCTTGGAGCTGTCCTGGCTGGAGCATCAGAGACG GTATCTGGGCAGCGAGGGGAAGGTAGCTGCGCTGGTGGCCTTGGCAGAGCAGCAGCGGCAGGCCCTGGGCGACCTTGAGCGGGAGCAG GGGGAGACCCGGTACCTGCCGAACAGCGACCTGCTCTCGCACTACGAGAGGACACTGCTGCTGCAGCACCACCGGGACATCCTCTCTGTGCAGAGGTCCTTGGCCCGCCTGCAGCAGGAGCTTTGGGCCACGGCCCAGCTGCTTCAG AGCTCCAGTCCCGAAGTCCCAGCCGCCCGGGACAGGGACTCTGAGACAAGCCAGCAGCTGGAGGGGCCTGAACAGGGAGCATCATGCTCCCCGACACCACACAGGCCTGGCAGCCCCGCCATCCACCGCCCCCTCAGAAGCCCTGAGAGCCCTCGAGTCCCACC CCTTGTCACCGAGCAGCAGGACGGGATGTCCCCTGGGGCAACTTCAGCTGCAGATGGTCACCTGCAGCCTCCGAGGCCAGCTTGGGGACAGGAGGCACCCACAGCGGATGGCTGGCCTGACGCCCAGGGTGGGCTGGAGGAGAGCAGCAGCCATATGGGCCCAG GAGACGTGCAGACCAACCCCAGCCCCCGACCAGCAGAGGGGGAGACCTGGGCTCTGATGGAAGGCCACGCACAGAGCTTCTGGGGCTGGAGCCCGCACTCCCCGGGCGGAGAGGGGCCCTGCAGCCCCCGGAATGCCAGC CAGGTGGCTGAAGGCAGAATGGGGGCAGAATTGGGGCCAGATTTTGCCAACAGCCCTGAGGGGGAGGCCCCCGCAATGGAAAGCCAGCGGCCAGAGGAGCCGAG GACAAAGACCTGTTGGCAGGAGGACCCCCACGGCCCCTCTTCCTGGCAGGAAGCCGCTCAGCTGACCACCTGTCCAG CTCCTGCAGCAGCTGAGGAGGCGACGCCCCCTACCCAGCGCCagggcagccccctgccccagctcacCACCCCCTCTGGGACCTGctccaggtctccagtggggtcCCGCAGCCCCTCTCCTGCGAGCGATCTGTCCTGTCCCTCTCTCCAGGAGTTCCAGAAAGTGTCCGCCTTTCTGGTCCAGCTTTCTGAGAGCTCCATCTCCCTGTCAGACTGGGAGGCCGGGGACAGCCCAGACGCAGACCTGGTCTGGTCTAGGGAGTCTTCTCCTCGAGACTCTAGGGGGCTGCATGGGGACAGAGGGCAAGCCACCTGGGAGAGGCCAGCAGACAGCGGGGCCAGCCCCCTGCATGGCCCCTCCACTGTGCCAGGAGGCCCAGAGTCGGAGCCAGGCCTCTGGCAGCAGGGCTGGACGCTGCTCCCCCCTgatgtcccctcccccagggcagggTCGGGACTGTCAGAGGTGTCCAGCGGGGTCTGGGATGAGGAGAGTCTGCCGGAGCCCGGCACGGGTGCCCAGCCGGCCGTGGGGCGCGCCTCACCTGCCGGGGGCTCCTACGACCTGGAGGACGGAGGGGCACCCTGCACGCCACTTCCGTCCCTGGGCCCTGGTGGGGGACAGGAAGTTTCTGGAACCAGTGGGAGCCTGACCAGTGGGTCAGACACAGGCAAGGCCAATCGGACGTCCCCCGAGGCTGTCGTCACAGCTTTCCCATCTGATCCCAATTCCTGCAGTGACTTAGACCTGTCCCTGTCCTTTCCCTCGGGGTCCTCGGCATCCAAAGAGGCGGATTTCAGCAAAGGAGGGGAGCCTGGGCCTCCACAGGCCTCTGCTGGCTGCccagaggggccctgggctgccGGCCTGAGGGCACCCACTGATAGAAAGcccccacagcctcctcctgGAGACCCTCGTCTGCCAGCAGCCCTGAGAGCTGAGAGCTGGGcacctgggcaggggcagagcagcACGGCCCCTGTCCCGGAGGAAGCCCAGCCCCCACCGGGCAGCCGAGTCCTGCGGGAGATCCTGTCCCCAGTGGACGAAGTGATGTCTTATGGCAGTGCTGACCTCCCATCCTCCACACACAGGGacgcccacctccctcctccgcctcccGCCCTCCCAGCAGAGAGCgagcccacccccagcccccactcagaggacttcccttcccctcccgaAGATGCCCTGTGTCCTGGGGGCTCGCTGAGCCCCCCAGAGGAGGGCTCCTCCATCAACACATGCGAGTTGTCCTCCTTATCTGAGGAGGGGCTGCCCcagaccctggggccccaggaggtCAGCCTCTGCCTAGGGGCAGGTGGACGGAGCGGAAGCCTTGGGGACCAACTGGGTGAATCAAGTTCTGTTGTGGGGAACCAGACTGTGGGGGGCCGATGGTCTGAACCCATCAGCTGGCTGGGGTCCGCCTCATGCGGGGGGGCAGGCAGTACCCCGGGCAGGATCCCCAGGCTGTCAGTGCAGCATCCAGCCCTGTCCCGAGTGGACCACGTAGCTGGGGCAGGCCTGCCGACACCCTTGACGGCTGGTGACACAGGGCTGTCTGGCACCTGGCAGGGGGACCCGGCTCCTCCTCTAGATGTGGGTCCCTGCGCTGGGCCGCCTGGCGTGGACAGGGCACAGGTGGTGGATCTGGTCTCCACGAAGCTCACCGGGAGGATCCTGCGAGACACACTGGCTGCGCTCTCAGACACAGCCCCGCTGGGCAGCCCGCCTGCCGGGGAGCCGGTGGTGCCAGCCGTGTTGCCaggcctcccgccgcggggctggGCAGTCTCAGGGAAGACGGGACTTCTGAGAAAAGAGTAG